The nucleotide sequence GGACGAGCGGGCGCGCAAGGGCGCCCGGGGCTGGGGGGGGGACCAGGCGCTGCTCGTGGAAAACAGGGCCGGGAAAACGGCCGTCCTGATCCTGACCGAATGGGATACGGAGGACGAAGCCGCCAAGTTTTACGAGGCGATGCAGGCCTGGTTCCACAGGCGCAGCCCCAAAGCCGTACCCGGGGGAAAGGATCCCGAAGGGTTCTCCCTGGTCCAGGACGGGGAGGTTCAGGCGCTCCGGCGCGAGGGTCTTTCGGTCCGGGTGATCGTGGGGCTCCCCGAATCCGAGGCTCCGAAACTCGACGTCTTCTGACCCGTCGAATCAGTTCCGGACGACGCGGGTCCCGGAGATCCGGTCGTGCAGGCAAAGGTTGTCGCGGCTCGCCAGGGCCCACAACAGCCCGAGTCCGATCCCGAACAGGGACAACAGATAACCGCCGCACCGGCCGAAAAACTGCCCCTTCGATGGCCGTTCCCCGTCCCTCCCCACCACGCGCAGGTCCGTGATCATCATTCCGATCGTCTGGCTGGAGGCGAAGAGGAAGAAAATGGAATAGACGAAATAGGCCAGCAGGAAAAGGCCCGAGAAGTGGACGACGCTCACGGCGTCCATCATGATGGCGCCCGTAAGGCCGTCCGCGGCGAACACCATTACCCCGACACAGGTCACGATGCAGATCAGGTCCACCAGCCCGGACAGGGTCCGGGAGAGGAGGATCAGCTTTCCTTCCGAATCCTCGAACTCCCCCGCGGCGGCCGCCGGCTCATAAACGGCCCGGGGTGGTGCGGGAGGAACGGGGAGCGGACCGGGGGACGCCGGACCGGCCGGCTTGCGGGAAACGGCCGTATCGATAAGACTCCGGATCTTTCGGGGATCCGCGGGGGCCGGCGGCACCGCCTTCAGGGGCTCGAGCTTTTTCTGCAACGGGACGGGGGCCGGCGGCCGGGGGGCTGGTTTGCGCGCCTTCATCCGCTCCATGATCTCGGCCCGCAACGCGGCGGCGGCGGCGTCGGGGGACGGGCCCCCGGGCGCCCCGGCCGGATCCAGGGGGGAACGGACCGGGGTGGCCGACGCGGCCGCCTCCTTTTTCTGCTTGATGGCGCGCAGGCGCTCGGAAAGCTCCTTGCGCCAACCGGGGATCTCCTCCGCCGCGGAGATCCCCGGGCCGTCCGCATCCCCGGGCTCCGGCACATCCTCCTGCTCCTCCCGGCCGGCATCGGCGCCGTCGGCCGGGGGCGCGCCGGGATCGGCCGGCCCGGGCTCCGGGGTCTCCACCGCGATACGGTGGCCGCAGCGCG is from Acidobacteriota bacterium and encodes:
- a CDS encoding RDD family protein, with protein sequence MNCPHCLVIEIDATGSCPRCGHRIAVETPEPGPADPGAPPADGADAGREEQEDVPEPGDADGPGISAAEEIPGWRKELSERLRAIKQKKEAAASATPVRSPLDPAGAPGGPSPDAAAAALRAEIMERMKARKPAPRPPAPVPLQKKLEPLKAVPPAPADPRKIRSLIDTAVSRKPAGPASPGPLPVPPAPPRAVYEPAAAAGEFEDSEGKLILLSRTLSGLVDLICIVTCVGVMVFAADGLTGAIMMDAVSVVHFSGLFLLAYFVYSIFFLFASSQTIGMMITDLRVVGRDGERPSKGQFFGRCGGYLLSLFGIGLGLLWALASRDNLCLHDRISGTRVVRN